The sequence tatttcccaCAAAATTGACACGTGAGACTGGCTCACAGTAGTTTTTGTGTTATAGTCAATACCAAACATAACATAATTATCTATAAACACAAACCTCTGATTCGTCTATAACGTCAATCCGCCTTACTTCTTCAGCTATATTTACTCATTGAGATTGCACAAAAACAGATATGAACTATCcatgtattattattaatgtCAAAAGTGTTCATGATCATGAACACTTTTGAAGTAAATCTAGAACACCATTTACTCAACTTGTGCGTATCTTTGATTCAACAAGGAAGTTGGAAAAATTTTCTTATTCCCACAACGTACAACCCAGCATCGAAAATGTACAACCATTGGTGCGCACGCGGTAGAAACCCTAATCAAACACCAGTCCGCATCATTCACGAGCCATGAATTCTCACTCACAGAACAGACATAAATAATACAATGATgccatatataaataaaaggaAAGAATTCGATTGTCTTTGATTTTGTCCGTTATGGCTTACGCACCCTCACTTTCAACTGGCCCagaaaattgagaaacaaaatCTAAATTAAGGTGTTTTGTCTCGCGTATTTGTGATTTTaagagctttttttttttgaattttttcatgGGACCCTAGAGTTAAATTGGATTGGCGTTCTTTTCTTGGCGTCCGAGGCTTTGATGAGGTTACGAGGTACAGAATAAGCAATAATTTGTCAGGATTTGATGCCGCCGGAGCCTTTTCCATGGGATCGGAGAGGTTTTCGGAAGCACGAGAAATCTGGGACGGACCCTCGTTTTGGCGGTGGGTACGGAGCTGGTTGGCCTCCCAGATGGCGAGACCAACACCACCCTGACGGGTCGCCGCCTTATCGCCGCCAACACTATCAGCAACAGCAGCCGCGTTGGCACCCTGATATCCGTTCTGACCCTCTTCCTCCTGGTCAGTATTCAATCGAATTTCGAATTTTGGGCTTTTTTTTACGTATTATTTTCTTAAGCGTGATAGAGTCTGAATGCTGCGGTTTTTTATTGGACCATTCGGTTACCCTTCAGTTTTGTCAAATTTAGGCTATACagaatttatttttggttatTTGAAATTGGTTCTGCCGTTCTGGGAAATTTTTTTAGTAATCAATGGAAAGTTAAGCTCTTTAGCCTTTAAATTATGAGGAAAAGTTTTTTCATATTACAGTCTTAAGTAATTTGTGAAAGAAGACACAGGGACCCTGGTACGTGGCCATAATTTTCATTTATGAACATGTGTTTGGTTTTTTTGTGGATAAGGTGGGAGTAGATCTGATATGtgaaaaaaaagaataattgAAAAGTTTAACTAGCGTCTATGGTGTTAAATCTGtccttctattttttttattgcctTGACAAGTGCTAAAATCTTGCTCAGGCGTGATTGTTTTAGGGTAtgctttactttttttttttttggtgctcTACGAGTTTACAGCCTTCCAGTTTTggcttttaaatattaaatttcctTGTTATATCTCCTGGAGGTCATGGAAAACAAGCTGGTTGGCACATGCATCATGATGAGGTTGGTCAGGGATTTCTTCCCTATGGGTCTCGATTCAATGACAGGAACTTAGATGAAGAGAATTTTCGGCCTTACGGTCTGGGCAGTGATGGAGTTAGGCATCTCCGAAATTTCAGAGATAATAGGGGGTCCTTTAGCCAAAAATACTGGAGAGCGACCTCTTGGGAACCTGCTGCATCCTCGGACGGTCCTGGAAGAAGTGCCGAGAATAATGAACAGAGGTCTATAGAGAATGCTCAAGCTCACAATAATTATGGTGCAAACAACATAAACGAGAGCAACTTCTCTCATCCCATTCCTGATGAAGTCACTTCAGAAAAACCTGATTCTATCGCAAAAGAACAGCCAGATAAGGATGGTGGCAACGTGGACGTGTTGGTGAGTACAGGGAAATATGACAAAGAAACACGCTTGGGGTCAATAAATTGGAAGCCTCTGAAATGGTCAAGGTCAGGGAGCTTATCATCAAGGGGCTCTAGTCTTAGCCGCTCAAGTAGCTCAAAGAGTATGGGAGTGGACCCTATTGAGACGGCTGCTGACTTTCTGCAAAAGAAAGTGACACCAGTGCAGTCTACTACTGCTGGTGCTGGTGCTGGTGCTGGTGCTGCTGATTTGAGGATATTTGTTGTAGCATCTTCCGAGGAACCTATTTCCAGGAAGAAGCCACGTCTTGGCTGGGGAGAGGGACTGGCAAAGTATGAAAAGAAGAAAGTTGATGGCCCTGAAGATGATGCAATAAAAAATTCCATGGTCATCAGATTCAGTAATATAGAAGAAACTGTGAAAGCTCACACCATGAACATGCTTGAAAAGAGTCAAAGAGTTGCAGATTTGGAAGATTGTACCTCACCAGCAACTCCGTCTTCGGTTGCTCGTAGTTCTTCCCCAGGTAATATTGGTTCATTGCTACATAATTTACCTTCCTTTTATTACTCCATTATCCTTTTATTGAGTCACAACCCGCAAAAGTTTAGGTGGATTTGTAATGACATGGGAGCATGTACATCTGCGAGGAAGTAGAGAGCCTAGACGTGATTTGTTTTTAGTGGGATATATTTGAGTATCTTTATGACTATgcttttaagtgtattttagaTAAGAAATGAGACTGGTTTGGGTCGTGTCGAAAACAACACAAGATTTGTTTAATACGGATCTTGGACAAATGCTCGGCAAAAGAGGTAAAAATTTTTGGATAGAGGTGATCCATAGAATTTGTTGGGCAATCTGGTTAGAtagaaataaaagaatttttGAAGAATTAGAAGACAGTACAGAAGAATGATGGGAAAAAATCAAGATCAAAATAGCAAACTGGATTGGATCTAATAAAGAGTTTCAGGGCTTATCGATACTTGATCTTCTACGAGATTGGACTTATGTGTATTGTTAATTGAATGCTTTTCTCTTTCTTGGTAGTGGACCACTAGTCCACTTCATGTAATGGAAACAATCgatattaatgatattattatgtttcttatcaaaaaaaagATATCACTGTACTTGCTTTATGATTCTAGTTTGTTTTTCATGCTAGAGGTAGGCCAGGGGTTTATTTTCAATCAACCACTTTTTTTTTGTCTGAGCATGCAATCACTGTTGTAACGAGTTTACGAATTCGGATCTTGAATGCGAAGTATGTAAAAAATTTTCTGTTGACTTTGTATTTGAAGAAGAAGCTATTCATCGCTCCGTTGACTTTGTATTTGAAGAAGAAGCCATTCATCACTAGATAACTTCtgattgtgtttttttttttcgccTATTTTAATGATAAAGTAAGCTTCTTTGTATTGCTGATGAACTCCTGGttgtgatttttaatattatttattttcgcAGAATTGAGATTGCGTGATTGATGACTGGTTATAATTAAGGACTTAATTTCTTTGCTCATTTGGTCAGTAGGTTTCTCTTCTTcgtctttttcttcttcttcttcctttatACTTATTTCGTTTTTGTTCAAGTGTTACAGGTATTGAAGATAAAGAAACCATCGATGGTGCAAAAACTGAACTTGGAGCATCTAATTTCAGCTGTTCACCCGGTACTGTGTCCCGGACTCCCTTTGATGGACCAACATTTAACTTAGAAAACCTGGAACTTGCATCAATATCTTGCTTGAGCTCTTTGGTTAGTGAATTGTTACAATCTGGGGATCAAAGTTCTGGGAATACTTATTATGTGGGAGCCAACAAGTTGTTCTTGTGGAAGAGTGACATATCAAAAGCACTTGAAATTACAGAATCTGAGATAGATTCGCTGGAAACTGAACTGAAGTCATTGACATCAGAACGTAGAAGTTACTGCCCTCTTCCAGATGTGCCCAGCTTGCAACCAGAAGAGATCCACTTGAAACATTTTGAGGAGAAAGTTACCAATTCCAATTTTGCTTTCAGGCTTGCTCCTTTGCACCTTGTCTCATCTGAATGTACGATTGTTGAAAATGCACCTGTTGCAACCGAAGCTGAGCACGTGAGGTTGAAAGTAGAGAACACCGATAACACAGGATGTGCTTCCTCAAAATGTGTCGAGGTGTCAACTTCTGCAGATGCCTACAATTCTAGTGACTTGGTTGAAAACTATCTAGATAATTGTTTGTGTGATGGGAAGAATGTTGGCCGTGCTGATTATGACGAGCTGATTGTAACCAAAAGTTGTCCAGATCTTTCTGGGACCTGTGATATGCATTGTGATATACGGGATATTTATGACTCAATATTGGCTTCCAATAAAGATTCTGCAGATGTGGCTTCTGAGGCTTTAAGTAAGTTAGTACCTTCCGAAAATAATATCTTCAATTTTGGAATGGGTTCTAGTGCTTCTTGCTTGCAAGGAGATCTCACAGTTATCAAAAAGAACTTTCTAAAGAGGAAGCGATTTCTAAGGTTCAAGGAGAAGGCTCTCGCTCTTAAGTACAAgttatttcatcatttatggTTGCAAGGTCGACTAGTTTCTGTGAGGAAACTTCGAGCGTGGTCTCAGAAGAAGCCAGATCTAATTGGGCATAAAAAGTATCGTTTCAGTTGTGATCGGATTTCTGCAGCTGGTAAAAAACATCCATCACTATGTACTTGCATAAATTTTATGTTCTCATCAATTGCTTTATATTTTTACATAGATGCAATTCACCACTCCTCATCAGTTATCAAGGGGTGGTGCGTTTGGGTATAGTATAATACACTAATACCGTAGATTTCAAATGTGGTGAAAATTTCACCATATTCATCCAGCATTTACATGTTACAGAATGACGATGAAATAAATGTTTGAAAATGAATGACTTACTTTGCATTCTCCACATGTGCCTTAAATACATCCAAGACCCCCTTTAGAGGTGTCTTGAGTTTTTAAGTGCACGAAGACGTGTTCTCTGTCACCTGGGTTGCCTCTAGACACAAGGTGTATCCACTATCCTTATTGGTTCTTGAGCTCAGGCGCTTACACATTACTAGAATTGGCTATTGTTTTGGAATTAATGACATGTGGTGCTCTTAATTCTATTTTGTTTTAACTTGAACATTATGTTGACTATGATTAATTTCTGTGTAAGAATTGTGAGTCTTTTTTGGTTGGAAGTTTTTTGGCATGCCCTTGGTTCGTAAGATGAACGACTGTGAGTGGAATTTGATTTCATGCATTCAGTTGGCTTTTCTTCATAGAAAACTTAATGCTGATACTGGGATTAGAGATTACATGGGAGTTTGGAGGTCAATTTCATTTGTCTTCAAATCTGAAGAGCGAGTTTTGGCAATACTTCAAAGCATACTGAATACTGACAGTACGAATAAAGATCATATCATAAATCAATTTCATTTGGACATGAGTCTGAAAAATGAGTTTAGGCTACAGATTTGATTCTAGATTGGCTGTTCATCTAACAAAAGACCCATTCGTAGGTATTTAAATTTGACTCACTTTTCAGTGTATTTTATTCGGCACCAAGGGGGTTACTCTCATATGCTGATGGATGGATGTAGATCTAGAGTGTTTTTGGGTATATAATCTTTTGGGTCGAAAGTGTTGTAGCTGAAAATCAAGTAATTggatgaaatttttttcttagccaaaaaattaaatttgaaaaaatctcCTTTTTCACTAATATGTCCATACATAAAGCTGTTTCTGTTTTTCTGAAGATACATATTTGTAACTTTGGTTAATACACGTTCTTTTAGTCTAATTGCTTCTGTATTGAAACTGGTCTTTAGATTAAAAATCTTAGATGCCTATGTGTGGTAACTGATATAAACTCGAGAATTTTAGTGTCGCACATCTTCCTTCTCCTGTCTGCATGCGCTGCATGAAGCGGGGACTTCATCTTCTTCTCACTTTATTGCTTTGTTGTAAATATTCAAATATGAGAAAGGTTAGTTCCTGACTAATTGATTTGTTGGTTGGATATGTTATAGTCTTCTTTGGTGTTTGAAGTGTCTGCATTAATGATTGATGAGATGTGTATCAGTGTTTACTTTGAAAATGAGCTGGTTTCTGGTTTGGAGTGGTTCCTTTCTGTAGTTGTTTTGCAAATattacttgattttctttttgtatttccTTGTGTATTTTCGTTAATTGCAGGAACATATTTAGATTCCAAATTGGTTTGCATCAGAAAATCCCTCCTGACTTTTCATTAATTCTCCATGACTATATTTACAGCTGGGAACTCTGAAACAGTCTTGGCAGAAGATATGATTGATTTTGTTAGCAGGCTGCTTTCAGAGTCCTTGTTTAAACCATGTAGAAATACTTTGAAGATGCCTGCTATAATTTTGGACAAGAAGGAGATGCAGATGTCAAGGTTTATTTCAAATAATGGTCTGGTGGAAGATCCTCGTGCTCTTGAAACAGAAAGGTCTATGATCAATACCTGGACGTCTGAAGAGAGGGATATCTTCATAGATAAGCTTGCTACCTTTGGGAAAGATTTCAGGAAGATTGCATCCTTTCTAGATCATAAAACAACAGCAGAGTGTGTTGAGTTTTACTACAAGAATCACAAGTCGGACTGCTTTGAGAAAGCTATAAAGAAGTCTGACATTTTTAAATGTAGTAAGTCCCAATCGACTATATACCTGGTTGCATCACGTAAAAGATGGGGCCATGAGGTTGCTGCAGCTTCCCTTGATGTTCTGGGTGCAGCATCAGCTATTGTGGCTAATGCCCATACGGGTGCAGAGATTCACCAGAAATGCACACCTAGGTTTTCTTTTGGTGCATCCAACGCTCACAAAGCACCAAGGTCATATGATAGTCCTTTTCAGAGGTTAAACAGTCCAGATCTATGCGACAATGAGAGAGAGGCTGTAGCTGCTGATGTGTTGGCTGGTATTTGTGGTTCCATATCGTCCGAGGCTGTGAGTTCTTGCATCACGAGTTCAGTTGATCCTGTGGATGGATATCAGGATTGGAGGTGTCAGAGAGTTGGGTTTTCTATGAAGCGTCTGTCAACCCCTGAAGTTACATTGAGTGTTGATGATGAGTGCTCAGATGAGAGCTGCGGGGAGCTGGATTTTACTGATTGGAGTGATATGGAGAAATCAATCTTCATTCGGTCCCTGTCATCTTATGGCAGAGATTTCGATATTATCTCACAATGTGTCAGAACAAGATCCAGGGACCAATGTAAGGTTTTCTTTAGCAAAGCTAGGAAGTGCCTTGGGTTGGATCTGATTCAACCTAGACAAGGTAATGCAGTCTCTGGGGATGCTAATGGAGGTGGTAGTGACATGGAAGATGCTAGTGCTGTGGAGACTGGGCCCGTTCTTTGCAATGAGGGATCAGATTGCAAGATGGAAGATAATCTTCTGCCATCTGACATGAAGTCAAGGCATGAGTATGATATAATAGAAAGCAAACGGCAGTTGAAGCTTGATTCAAAGAGATGCGAGGAAAATAATTGGCTAGCGTCTCGTGATCCCGTGGATACTGATTCTGTTTCAAAGAATTCGTTGATGGGTAATTGTCTACTCAATAATCATGTTATGGACTTCAATGTGGATATCGTTAGACAGAATGGTGCAAATGGCGTGTGCGTATCTGTGCAGGAACTCAGTACCATGGATGTGTTCTCTGATGAGGAAACTGTACGAAAGATCGAAGAGGTGGCTGACCTTGGCCTGCGAAAGGAATCAAGTGAAGGTGAGAAGGCTGCACCTGAAAACTGTACTGAAAAAACTGGTGTTGATCCACGGGACCAGAATAGCCATACAGCATCCTTGAGGTCCTCTACACTGTTTTCTGTACCAATTAGATATCAGAAACTTTCAAATCATAATGCTTTATCAGCTGTTGGTGTTGATTGGGTTGATGGCGAGCATTCTCAGAAAATTTTTAGTACAGGTGATTGTCAGCAGCAATTATCTGGTcacaaatgttcaaatccttGTCAGTTCCTAAGAGGGTCCCCGGTTCCGGGGCCCATAGTGAATGAGGAGATAAACGGGTCTGTTATTTGCAAAAAACCAATTCCGCATCAAAATTCCTCTCATGGAAATTTGCAGTCTGCCCATCGTGCAAAGTTCTCTCTTCAGAAGTGTAGGAGCAGCTCAAGAAATCATTCCCATGATGTCGAGGCTTTGCGTCCATTGCAACGACACAGGGTTGGTCAATCTAGAACCCAATCTAGTTACTCATCTAACGAGGAAAAACCTTTTAGGAATGGTGATGTAAAATTGTTTGGCAAAATATCAACATCCTCTGAGCAGAAATCAAATTGTGGCAGACAACGAACTGATGACAATTGTGGTCAGCATCATAAATTCAATGGCCCGACTCTGAACCTGAAATTCAGTGGTCAACAGGTCAGGTTAGATTCAGCAGTATCAAAATTTGATTGTGACCATCACCTTGGCTCTGAAAATATTCCTGTTATGAATTTTGGTTATTGGGATAGGAACAGGATGCAGACTGGCCTTCCTCCTGTGACCGACTCTTCCCTCTTGTTGACCAAGTATCCCTCAGCATTTAGTAATTATGCTATGCCTGCAGCAAAAGTCGAGCAGCCACCACTTCAGAGACTCGTGAAGAGCAGTGACCTCTCTTTCAACTGTGTTTCAGTTTTTCCTAGTAGAGATCTATGCAACAGCAATGGATTGACAGACCATCTAAAGAGTCGAGAGGCGCGGCCTTTTTCCATAGATGTGATGAACCcacaagatatatttatggCTGGCATGCAAAGAAGGAATATATTGAATGTCGTTTCGGGAGTCCAACAGCAATCAAGAGGGCTTGTTGGAATTAATGTTGGAAGAGGAGTGCTTGTTGGAGGCCAGTGTTCTGGTGTCTCAGATCCCGTTGCTGCCATCAAAATGCACTATGCTAAAACTGAGCAATTTAGTTTGCAGTCGGGGAACCCAATGAAAGAGCACATGGAGACGAAAAGGGACATAGGCAGGTAGTGGTAAACCTTTTGCGGTAAAAATCTCTTATTTTTCCGCCATGTAAAATAGATTTTTAGGACCGATTCAAAATCCATCTGTTTTTTGTTAGAATTCTGGATGTTGTAATGTCTCAGGAACTTTGTATTTGCTGTATTTAATTGATGGAAATACAGAAATAATGTGTCATAAGCTTGGGTAGGAAGTAGGATATCTCTGGCATGATGTAATTTGTGAGTGTTGACTTGTTTTGACTTTAGTGGTTTCTACCTCTTTTAGGCAAATCAATAGACGGGGAGAGTTGGATGTTTCTCCCGAACGACCAAATAGCGTTGCCAATTTACCGAGGTGCTGTATTGTCCTAATGCTGTCATTTCGATGAATTTTGTTCAAATTCTTCCAATTACAAGTTTTTTCTCAAGTTTTAAAATCATGACATGGGTACGAGTAATCGAATCCCCCTCCTTTATTTCACAAACGTGTGGAGCAACAGACAACAAAAAAATGGAAGAATGCACGGGTGGAGCACGACTAACCTAGCCGTCCTAGTGCTTGAAGTTCCAATCTCATGCCCAAATATTCAGTTAAGATGTTGAGGTTTATGGAAAAGGCAGTTCTTGCTGCAGACAGAGAGGGAGATAAATTGGGAGAATGCATGGGTGCTGCACGGCTAACATAGCCGTCCTAGTGCTTGCTGCAGACAGAGGTTTATATGGTATTTTCTATCATCGAAATAAACCTAAGATGTTGAGGTTTATGGAAAAGGCAGTTCTTGCTGCAGACAGAGAGGGAGATAAAACTTCATACGGTATTTTCTATCATCGAAATTAGCCGGAAACTACATATGGCCAATATGAGCATTTCTTTTCTTACAATCCCAATCGGTGAGAGTAATAAATCGATATTTGAAATGCTGGTAAAAGATTACCAAAAATTTAGAGTGCTGATTAATATAATATGCGACAACTTAGTAATAAATTTACCCTACACGATGTCAATAAAGAGTACACATATCACGTTAGCAAAAAAAGAAACTAAGACATGAATATCTTATATTATGGACAACATTGTAATACTGCTATTCATGATTGTGGAGACATAACTGAGAGTAGGTGTGAAGACTCGCAATGACACCAACAAAAATTTGAATGATTACTTTATCTGGCAGTTCCTCGACTCCAACCAAAGTACAAACAATCATACAATCACTGGCGATAGACAAATATGTAAACACTTTTGAAAATACATCCATATTTCAAGGTAAGATTTAATCTGGGATTGAATCCAAGCTATTGCTTCCGACTGCATTTGCTCTTCTCTCAGCCTGCAGTGAGCGGCATAA comes from Primulina huaijiensis isolate GDHJ02 chromosome 5, ASM1229523v2, whole genome shotgun sequence and encodes:
- the LOC140976953 gene encoding uncharacterized protein isoform X3, translating into MPPEPFPWDRRGFRKHEKSGTDPRFGGGYGAGWPPRWRDQHHPDGSPPYRRQHYQQQQPRWHPDIRSDPLPPGHGKQAGWHMHHDEVGQGFLPYGSRFNDRNLDEENFRPYGLGSDGVRHLRNFRDNRGSFSQKYWRATSWEPAASSDGPGRSAENNEQRSIENAQAHNNYGANNINESNFSHPIPDEVTSEKPDSIAKEQPDKDGGNVDVLVSTGKYDKETRLGSINWKPLKWSRSGSLSSRGSSLSRSSSSKSMGVDPIETAADFLQKKVTPVQSTTAGAGAGAGAADLRIFVVASSEEPISRKKPRLGWGEGLAKYEKKKVDGPEDDAIKNSMVIRFSNIEETVKAHTMNMLEKSQRVADLEDCTSPATPSSVARSSSPGIEDKETIDGAKTELGASNFSCSPGTVSRTPFDGPTFNLENLELASISCLSSLVSELLQSGDQSSGNTYYVGANKLFLWKSDISKALEITESEIDSLETELKSLTSERRSYCPLPDVPSLQPEEIHLKHFEEKVTNSNFAFRLAPLHLVSSECTIVENAPVATEAEHVRLKVENTDNTGCASSKCVEVSTSADAYNSSDLVENYLDNCLCDGKNVGRADYDELIVTKSCPDLSGTCDMHCDIRDIYDSILASNKDSADVASEALSKLVPSENNIFNFGMGSSASCLQGDLTVIKKNFLKRKRFLRFKEKALALKYKLFHHLWLQGRLVSVRKLRAWSQKKPDLIGHKKYRFSCDRISAAAGNSETVLAEDMIDFVSRLLSESLFKPCRNTLKMPAIILDKKEMQMSRFISNNGLVEDPRALETERSMINTWTSEERDIFIDKLATFGKDFRKIASFLDHKTTAECVEFYYKNHKSDCFEKAIKKSDIFKCSKSQSTIYLVASRKRWGHEVAAASLDVLGAASAIVANAHTGAEIHQKCTPRFSFGASNAHKAPRSYDSPFQRLNSPDLCDNEREAVAADVLAGICGSISSEAVSSCITSSVDPVDGYQDWRCQRVGFSMKRLSTPEVTLSVDDECSDESCGELDFTDWSDMEKSIFIRSLSSYGRDFDIISQCVRTRSRDQCKVFFSKARKCLGLDLIQPRQGNAVSGDANGGGSDMEDASAVETGPVLCNEGSDCKMEDNLLPSDMKSRHEYDIIESKRQLKLDSKRCEENNWLASRDPVDTDSVSKNSLMGNCLLNNHVMDFNVDIVRQNGANGVCVSVQELSTMDVFSDEETVRKIEEVADLGLRKESSEGEKAAPENCTEKTGVDPRDQNSHTASLRSSTLFSVPIRYQKLSNHNALSAVGVDWVDGEHSQKIFSTGDCQQQLSGHKCSNPCQFLRGSPVPGPIVNEEINGSVICKKPIPHQNSSHGNLQSAHRAKFSLQKCRSSSRNHSHDVEALRPLQRHRVGQSRTQSSYSSNEEKPFRNGDVKLFGKISTSSEQKSNCGRQRTDDNCGQHHKFNGPTLNLKFSGQQVRMQTGLPPVTDSSLLLTKYPSAFSNYAMPAAKVEQPPLQRLVKSSDLSFNCVSVFPSRDLCNSNGLTDHLKSREARPFSIDVMNPQDIFMAGMQRRNILNVVSGVQQQSRGLVGINVGRGVLVGGQCSGVSDPVAAIKMHYAKTEQFSLQSGNPMKEHMETKRDIGR
- the LOC140976953 gene encoding uncharacterized protein isoform X2; its protein translation is MPPEPFPWDRRGFRKHEKSGTDPRFGGGYGAGWPPRWRDQHHPDGSPPYRRQHYQQQQPRWHPDIRSDPLPPGHGKQAGWHMHHDEVGQGFLPYGSRFNDRNLDEENFRPYGLGSDGVRHLRNFRDNRGSFSQKYWRATSWEPAASSDGPGRSAENNEQRSIENAQAHNNYGANNINESNFSHPIPDEVTSEKPDSIAKEQPDKDGGNVDVLVSTGKYDKETRLGSINWKPLKWSRSGSLSSRGSSLSRSSSSKSMGVDPIETAADFLQKKVTPVQSTTAGAGAGAGAADLRIFVVASSEEPISRKKPRLGWGEGLAKYEKKKVDGPEDDAIKNSMVIRFSNIEETVKAHTMNMLEKSQRVADLEDCTSPATPSSVARSSSPGIEDKETIDGAKTELGASNFSCSPGTVSRTPFDGPTFNLENLELASISCLSSLVSELLQSGDQSSGNTYYVGANKLFLWKSDISKALEITESEIDSLETELKSLTSERRSYCPLPDVPSLQPEEIHLKHFEEKVTNSNFAFRLAPLHLVSSECTIVENAPVATEAEHVRLKVENTDNTGCASSKCVEVSTSADAYNSSDLVENYLDNCLCDGKNVGRADYDELIVTKSCPDLSGTCDMHCDIRDIYDSILASNKDSADVASEALSKLVPSENNIFNFGMGSSASCLQGDLTVIKKNFLKRKRFLRFKEKALALKYKLFHHLWLQGRLVSVRKLRAWSQKKPDLIGHKKYRFSCDRISAAAGNSETVLAEDMIDFVSRLLSESLFKPCRNTLKMPAIILDKKEMQMSRFISNNGLVEDPRALETERSMINTWTSEERDIFIDKLATFGKDFRKIASFLDHKTTAECVEFYYKNHKSDCFEKAIKKSDIFKCSKSQSTIYLVASRKRWGHEVAAASLDVLGAASAIVANAHTGAEIHQKCTPRFSFGASNAHKAPRSYDSPFQRLNSPDLCDNEREAVAADVLAGICGSISSEAVSSCITSSVDPVDGYQDWRCQRVGFSMKRLSTPEVTLSVDDECSDESCGELDFTDWSDMEKSIFIRSLSSYGRDFDIISQCVRTRSRDQCKVFFSKARKCLGLDLIQPRQGNAVSGDANGGGSDMEDASAVETGPVLCNEGSDCKMEDNLLPSDMKSRHEYDIIESKRQLKLDSKRCEENNWLASRDPVDTDSVSKNSLMGNCLLNNHVMDFNVDIVRQNGANGVCVSVQELSTMDVFSDEETVRKIEEVADLGLRKESSEGEKAAPENCTEKTGVDPRDQNSHTASLRSSTLFSVPIRYQKLSNHNALSAVGVDWVDGEHSQKIFSTGDCQQQLSGHKCSNPCQFLRGSPVPGPIVNEEINGSVICKKPIPHQNSSHGNLQSAHRAKFSLQKCRSSSRNHSHDVEALRPLQRHRVGQSRTQSSYSSNEEKPFRNGDVKLFGKISTSSEQKSNCGRQRTDDNCGQHHKFNGPTLNLKFSGQQVRNRMQTGLPPVTDSSLLLTKYPSAFSNYAMPAAKVEQPPLQRLVKSSDLSFNCVSVFPSRDLCNSNGLTDHLKSREARPFSIDVMNPQDIFMAGMQRRNILNVVSGVQQQSRGLVGINVGRGVLVGGQCSGVSDPVAAIKMHYAKTEQFSLQSGNPMKEHMETKRDIGR